One genomic window of Polynucleobacter sp. HIN11 includes the following:
- a CDS encoding DNA internalization-related competence protein ComEC/Rec2 produces MLRIAITAWIAGGSAFLFLPNLPNHGQEVSITSGIFLLIVSYYLRDRNRTLSLLAVGLAVGLLGWGYHFHYAKERLASPLPISLEDQELTIRGYIAQLPSGDGQHQRFAFEVMDWNDAHPESLPRKIYLSWSGAWQKIRMIPELAPGEEWQFVVKLKRPHTLMNNHGFDFERWMFHQGFGAHGSVRSGKRIQESRWISLKTAIEYQRWRLRNKIKAALDPSAPYVGVLIALVIGDQNAIAQSDWRVFNATGVGHLISISGLHVTMLSGLGAMLGAWIWRRREWPLIIPVQKVAAGTGLLVAFLYAWLAGFQIPAQRTLYMVGIVAYALWTSRIPRAFDIWWIALLLVLVIDPMAPYTPGFWLSFGAVAIILYGMGSSSSLIGIPNGGEWERGRLERLKQAFLESCRLQWIVTIALIPCTLYWFYQVSIVSPLANALAIPVISFIVTPLAITGAILPEWFAPIPLQLAHGAMEWTAKYLNWLAKFDWAVHWSHQPTLWAMALSFLGIYWHIRPGPMASHLMSRIVGIALCIPLFWQVTDSINHGQFKAYIFDIGQGTAVLVETKSHRLLYDAGPLSGKNDNAGERVLLPYFRGEGIDRLDRLVISHKDSDHIGGANSLMKSLKIQSFLGTMPEHHPLMNEIKQSSIPALPCQFGQEWQWDGVDFKVWHPSEEVSFKANTHRGKPNENSCVLEIRNANTSFWLTGDIEKRGEHEHTRRLEEMGYQKPNKVVVMAPHHGSKTSSSQIWLDTIQPTVAFSQHGYRNRYGHPHSVVKERYRANQIPFLETTHTGAQHWRVTADDLTVEFLRSKRKRLWHHE; encoded by the coding sequence GTGCTACGCATCGCAATTACGGCATGGATTGCCGGAGGGTCGGCTTTTCTCTTTTTACCCAATTTACCGAATCACGGCCAAGAAGTAAGCATTACTTCCGGAATCTTTTTGCTGATCGTTAGCTATTATTTGCGAGATCGCAATCGCACCCTCTCGCTCTTAGCGGTTGGACTAGCAGTAGGATTATTAGGGTGGGGCTATCACTTTCATTATGCAAAGGAAAGGCTTGCATCCCCCTTACCAATTTCTCTTGAAGATCAAGAATTAACAATCCGGGGCTATATTGCTCAATTACCAAGCGGTGATGGGCAACATCAGCGCTTTGCATTTGAGGTGATGGATTGGAATGATGCTCATCCCGAGTCTTTGCCTAGAAAAATCTACTTAAGTTGGAGTGGGGCATGGCAAAAAATTCGTATGATTCCAGAGCTCGCCCCGGGTGAAGAGTGGCAATTTGTTGTCAAACTCAAAAGACCGCACACCTTAATGAATAACCATGGCTTTGATTTTGAACGATGGATGTTTCATCAAGGCTTTGGAGCACATGGTTCGGTTAGGTCTGGTAAGCGAATTCAAGAGTCTCGATGGATTTCATTAAAAACAGCCATCGAGTATCAACGTTGGCGACTTCGTAATAAGATCAAAGCCGCTCTAGACCCGTCTGCACCTTATGTGGGTGTATTAATTGCCTTAGTGATTGGTGATCAAAATGCCATTGCCCAATCGGATTGGCGGGTATTTAATGCCACCGGCGTTGGGCACTTAATTTCGATATCGGGTTTGCACGTTACGATGCTCTCTGGATTAGGCGCCATGTTAGGGGCATGGATATGGCGACGTCGCGAATGGCCACTCATCATTCCTGTTCAAAAAGTTGCAGCCGGTACCGGATTACTTGTTGCGTTTTTATATGCATGGTTGGCTGGATTTCAAATACCAGCTCAACGAACACTCTACATGGTCGGGATCGTAGCTTATGCGCTCTGGACCTCCAGAATTCCACGCGCCTTTGATATTTGGTGGATTGCACTATTGCTGGTTCTGGTAATTGATCCTATGGCTCCTTACACTCCAGGATTCTGGTTATCGTTTGGAGCGGTAGCCATCATTTTGTATGGAATGGGCTCCTCATCAAGCCTCATTGGTATCCCGAATGGGGGCGAGTGGGAGCGGGGTCGACTCGAGCGACTCAAGCAAGCCTTCCTCGAATCCTGCCGCTTGCAATGGATTGTGACCATTGCGCTCATACCTTGCACTTTGTATTGGTTTTACCAAGTATCCATCGTATCGCCATTAGCCAATGCACTCGCGATTCCAGTGATTAGTTTTATTGTGACCCCCTTGGCGATTACTGGCGCGATTCTTCCTGAGTGGTTTGCACCCATCCCTCTCCAGCTCGCACATGGGGCAATGGAATGGACGGCGAAATACCTGAACTGGCTTGCAAAATTTGACTGGGCAGTGCATTGGTCTCATCAACCAACCCTCTGGGCAATGGCTTTATCGTTTTTAGGCATCTATTGGCATATTCGTCCGGGTCCGATGGCAAGCCATCTAATGAGTCGAATTGTGGGGATTGCCCTTTGCATCCCTTTATTTTGGCAAGTGACCGATTCAATCAATCATGGTCAATTTAAGGCATATATATTTGATATTGGCCAGGGCACTGCAGTCCTAGTTGAGACCAAATCACATCGACTCTTATATGATGCTGGCCCACTTTCTGGAAAAAATGACAACGCTGGAGAACGGGTATTACTGCCGTACTTTCGCGGGGAGGGAATTGATCGGTTGGATCGCTTAGTTATAAGCCATAAAGACTCAGATCATATTGGGGGCGCTAACTCACTGATGAAGAGTCTAAAGATCCAATCATTCTTGGGCACGATGCCAGAGCACCATCCGTTAATGAATGAAATAAAACAATCATCCATACCGGCACTACCCTGTCAGTTTGGTCAAGAATGGCAATGGGATGGTGTGGACTTTAAAGTCTGGCATCCATCTGAGGAGGTAAGCTTCAAAGCAAATACGCACCGAGGAAAGCCTAATGAAAACAGTTGTGTGCTGGAGATCCGTAATGCCAACACAAGCTTCTGGTTAACAGGCGATATTGAAAAACGAGGAGAGCATGAGCATACTCGACGTCTAGAGGAGATGGGTTACCAAAAGCCTAATAAAGTGGTGGTCATGGCCCCGCATCATGGTAGTAAGACGTCATCATCTCAGATATGGCTAGATACTATCCAACCAACTGTGGCATTTTCTCAGCATGGATATCGAAACCGATATGGTCATCCACATAGCGTTGTCAAAGAACGATATCGAGCCAATCAAATTCCGTTTCTTGAAACCACTCATACCGGCGCACAACATTGGCGCGTCACTGCTGACGATCTTACCGTTGAGTTCCTAAGGTCTAAGCGAAAGCGATTGTGGCATCACGAATAG
- a CDS encoding potassium transporter Kup: protein MLKPVEIQSANEHPKKSLPLIMLAAIGVVFGDIGTSPLYALKECFDPAHGITYSREALFGVISMMIWALLIVVTLKYVFVVMRADNKGEGGVLSLMALALRSIKSDSRQYFLIMVMGMLGACMLLGESVITPAISVLSAVEGIAIATPTLADAVLPISVIILVALFVIQRFGTAAVGNLFGPITLMWFIVLAILGLMNIGQAPEIVSAFNPMYALQFVVDHPLTAYIVMGAVVLVVTGVEALYLDMGHFGKSPVRYAWLFLVLPCLLINYLGQGALLLANPAAVTNPFYLMVPEWALWPVIGLATAATVIASQAVISGAFSLINQAILLGFVPRLNILHTSVSERGQIYIPAVNWALLIMVIVTTVEFGESVNLAAAYGISVSSTMLITTILLSIVMRREWHINPIIILVMIILFLVIDFAFWTATLIKIKAGGWYPIALAFLLFTCIITWYRGRQLLRNKLIKESIPLEIFIKNLLAHPPHRVEGTAIFLTPHIDFVPAAMLHNLKHNHVMHQRIFFLKLSTWDVPFVRDEERLSIKDLGGNVFVVRSVHGFKETPDINKVLDLITRQYGLPFDLMDTTFFLARDAITPSKSPGMAVWRERLFAWMMQNAAKPSDFYNIPANRLVELGAKVEI from the coding sequence ATGCTTAAACCGGTCGAGATTCAGAGCGCCAATGAGCATCCCAAAAAAAGTTTGCCCCTCATCATGCTCGCTGCGATTGGGGTCGTGTTTGGTGATATTGGCACAAGCCCTCTGTACGCCCTGAAAGAATGTTTTGATCCTGCCCATGGCATTACCTATAGTCGGGAGGCTCTTTTTGGTGTGATTTCCATGATGATTTGGGCGCTCTTGATTGTCGTAACGCTCAAGTATGTATTTGTGGTGATGCGTGCCGATAATAAAGGCGAAGGCGGCGTCCTTTCATTAATGGCTTTAGCACTGCGTTCGATTAAAAGTGATAGCCGACAATATTTTCTGATTATGGTGATGGGCATGTTGGGCGCTTGTATGCTGCTTGGCGAATCCGTCATTACTCCCGCAATTTCAGTACTCTCTGCGGTCGAAGGAATTGCGATCGCAACACCGACCTTGGCTGATGCGGTGTTACCTATTTCCGTCATTATTCTAGTGGCGCTTTTTGTGATTCAACGCTTTGGGACTGCAGCAGTTGGTAATTTATTTGGTCCTATAACCTTGATGTGGTTTATCGTGCTAGCCATATTGGGACTCATGAACATCGGTCAAGCGCCTGAAATTGTGAGTGCATTTAACCCGATGTATGCATTGCAATTTGTCGTCGATCATCCTTTAACTGCTTATATCGTGATGGGCGCAGTAGTCCTCGTGGTCACCGGTGTGGAAGCACTCTATTTAGATATGGGCCACTTCGGTAAAAGTCCAGTGCGCTACGCATGGCTCTTTTTGGTGTTGCCATGTTTATTGATCAACTATTTAGGTCAAGGGGCATTACTTCTTGCCAATCCTGCTGCAGTGACTAATCCTTTTTATCTCATGGTTCCAGAGTGGGCTTTGTGGCCTGTGATCGGTTTGGCTACTGCCGCAACGGTGATTGCCTCTCAGGCTGTGATTTCAGGGGCATTCTCTCTGATTAACCAGGCTATTCTTCTGGGCTTTGTGCCCCGTTTGAATATCTTACATACCTCCGTCTCTGAACGAGGTCAGATTTATATACCTGCAGTGAACTGGGCTTTATTGATCATGGTTATTGTGACCACCGTTGAATTTGGGGAGTCAGTCAATCTCGCTGCCGCATACGGGATTTCAGTGAGTTCAACCATGCTGATCACCACCATTTTATTGAGCATCGTCATGCGGCGTGAGTGGCATATTAATCCAATCATTATTTTGGTGATGATCATCTTATTCTTGGTAATCGACTTTGCCTTTTGGACCGCCACGTTGATCAAAATTAAAGCGGGAGGTTGGTATCCCATCGCCTTGGCATTTTTACTCTTTACTTGCATCATTACGTGGTATCGAGGCCGTCAGCTGCTTCGCAATAAGCTTATTAAAGAATCAATTCCACTGGAGATTTTCATTAAAAACTTATTAGCGCATCCACCCCATCGGGTGGAGGGAACGGCCATTTTTTTAACGCCGCATATTGATTTTGTGCCCGCAGCCATGCTCCACAACCTAAAGCATAACCACGTGATGCATCAGCGTATCTTCTTTCTTAAATTGAGTACTTGGGATGTGCCCTTTGTGCGCGATGAGGAGCGCTTATCGATTAAAGATTTGGGTGGTAATGTATTTGTGGTTCGCAGTGTGCATGGCTTTAAAGAGACGCCCGATATCAATAAAGTGCTTGATTTAATTACCAGGCAGTATGGGTTGCCCTTTGATCTAATGGATACCACCTTCTTCCTCGCGCGTGATGCCATCACGCCATCTAAATCTCCGGGAATGGCCGTTTGGCGCGAACGTCTCTTTGCTTGGATGATGCAAAATGCTGCCAAGCCATCAGATTTCTACAACATTCCAGCCAATCGCTTAGTTGAGTTGGGCGCCAAGGTTGAGATTTAA
- the radA gene encoding DNA repair protein RadA, with protein sequence MAKTKTLYVCQACGGSSPKWQGQCPACDAWNTLEESLAETANHRFQGLAKSIPRQKLVSIEAQDSPRLPTGISELDRVLGGGLVAGGVVLLGGDPGIGKSTLLLQALAELSIQGIDVLYSSGEESAAQIALRAQRISLNAPQLEILAEIQLEKLLLSVEAAQPQVLVVDSIQTLYSEAFTSAPGSVAQVRECAAQLTRLAKSSGICILLVGHVTKDGHLAGPRVLEHIVDTVLYFEGDTHSSFRLVRSIKNRFGAVNELGVFAMTEKGLKGVNNPSALFLSQHPQTVPGSCVLVTQEGSRPLLVEIQALVDTAHIPNPRRLAVGLEQARLAMLLAVLHRHAGIACFDQDVFLNAVGGVKITEPAADLAVLLAITSSIRNRALPKHLVVFGEVGLAGEIRPCPRGQERLKEAAKLGFKIAIIPKANLPKTKIADLQMIAVERIDEAIAAVNDLF encoded by the coding sequence ATGGCGAAGACCAAAACCCTATATGTTTGCCAAGCGTGTGGAGGCAGTTCTCCTAAATGGCAGGGCCAATGTCCTGCATGCGATGCATGGAACACGCTTGAAGAGTCTTTGGCCGAGACTGCCAACCATCGTTTTCAAGGACTTGCGAAATCAATCCCACGACAAAAATTAGTGAGCATTGAAGCGCAGGATTCGCCACGCTTGCCCACGGGAATTTCGGAGCTCGATCGCGTGCTGGGTGGGGGATTGGTGGCGGGTGGTGTGGTCTTGCTCGGCGGTGATCCTGGGATTGGTAAGTCCACTTTATTATTACAAGCCCTCGCTGAGCTGAGTATTCAAGGGATTGATGTTTTATATAGCTCCGGGGAGGAGTCCGCCGCTCAAATTGCATTGCGTGCTCAGCGGATTTCTTTAAATGCACCTCAACTTGAAATCTTGGCAGAGATTCAGTTAGAAAAGTTATTGCTATCGGTTGAGGCTGCTCAGCCACAGGTATTAGTGGTTGACTCTATCCAGACTTTGTATTCCGAGGCATTTACATCTGCGCCTGGATCAGTCGCTCAGGTACGTGAGTGTGCCGCGCAGTTAACACGTCTCGCAAAGTCAAGCGGTATCTGTATTTTATTAGTTGGCCATGTCACCAAAGATGGCCATTTGGCTGGTCCACGCGTACTCGAACATATTGTCGATACCGTTTTATATTTTGAGGGGGATACGCATTCGTCATTTCGCTTAGTGCGCTCGATTAAAAACCGCTTTGGTGCGGTCAATGAGCTCGGCGTCTTTGCAATGACCGAGAAAGGTCTCAAGGGTGTCAACAATCCGTCCGCTCTTTTTCTATCGCAACATCCGCAAACAGTACCTGGTTCCTGTGTATTGGTAACTCAAGAGGGGAGTCGACCGCTGTTAGTTGAGATTCAGGCGCTAGTTGATACGGCGCATATTCCTAACCCTAGACGCCTAGCGGTTGGCTTGGAACAAGCACGTTTGGCGATGCTGTTGGCGGTCTTGCACCGTCATGCCGGCATTGCCTGCTTTGATCAAGATGTCTTTTTGAATGCAGTGGGCGGGGTCAAAATTACCGAACCAGCTGCTGACCTTGCGGTTCTGCTTGCGATCACATCATCAATCCGTAATCGCGCTCTTCCAAAGCATTTAGTGGTATTTGGGGAGGTTGGTTTGGCGGGAGAAATTCGCCCATGCCCGCGAGGTCAGGAGAGGCTCAAGGAAGCTGCCAAATTGGGATTTAAGATTGCGATTATTCCAAAGGCTAATTTGCCAAAAACAAAAATTGCTGACTTGCAAATGATTGCAGTCGAGCGAATTGATGAGGCGATTGCTGCTGTAAACGACTTGTTCTAG
- the prmB gene encoding 50S ribosomal protein L3 N(5)-glutamine methyltransferase translates to MPKDLLGKLLPMDPIPIPTNFPSMTINACCQRIQSLLESADLHYGHGASNAQAEALWIVSKQLEQSPSETLEDLDSMISGGLSQKAFEVAQKRIESRQPLAYLLGEAWLMGVPFDCTPQSIIPRSFIAELIAHESLESWLPADGKVLDLCTGNGSLAVLMALYYPDLQVVASDLSLPALALAARNLDRHHLSDRIELLHGDLWEPIAQQDLRFDLIICNPPYVNEQSMQSLPPEYCAEPREALAGGSDGMDLIRQIIHSAGEYLNERGALVLEIGNEFDHFQKAFGHLSPIWMEVSAGDRQVCLIEAEDLSR, encoded by the coding sequence TTGCCTAAGGATTTGCTGGGTAAGCTATTGCCCATGGACCCCATTCCCATACCAACCAATTTTCCCAGCATGACAATTAATGCGTGTTGTCAACGCATTCAGAGTCTTTTGGAATCAGCCGATCTTCATTACGGACATGGTGCGAGTAATGCGCAGGCAGAGGCATTGTGGATTGTTAGTAAGCAATTAGAGCAATCGCCCTCAGAAACGCTTGAGGATTTAGACTCGATGATTTCTGGAGGACTTAGCCAAAAGGCTTTCGAGGTGGCACAAAAACGGATTGAATCACGTCAACCCCTTGCCTACCTTTTGGGCGAGGCGTGGTTAATGGGAGTGCCCTTTGACTGCACTCCGCAAAGCATTATCCCGCGCTCATTCATCGCCGAGTTAATCGCTCACGAATCCCTTGAGTCCTGGTTACCCGCAGATGGCAAGGTGCTTGATTTATGCACAGGCAATGGTTCGCTCGCGGTTCTCATGGCACTTTACTACCCCGACTTGCAGGTTGTGGCAAGCGATCTCTCTTTGCCGGCTCTAGCTCTGGCTGCTCGCAATCTCGATCGCCATCACTTAAGCGATCGCATTGAATTACTGCATGGCGACTTATGGGAACCCATTGCCCAGCAGGACTTACGATTTGATTTAATTATTTGCAATCCACCCTATGTGAATGAACAATCGATGCAATCTCTGCCTCCAGAGTACTGTGCTGAGCCGCGCGAGGCACTGGCTGGCGGATCAGATGGCATGGATCTGATTCGACAAATTATTCACTCCGCCGGCGAATACTTGAATGAACGCGGCGCATTAGTACTTGAGATCGGTAATGAATTTGATCATTTCCAAAAAGCTTTTGGGCATCTTTCCCCGATTTGGATGGAGGTATCTGCGGGTGATCGACAGGTATGCTTGATTGAGGCAGAGGATTTAAGCCGCTAG
- the dapE gene encoding succinyl-diaminopimelate desuccinylase, producing MNTALTLTKELIACRSVTPADGGCQELIAKRLAAIGFEVETIVSGPEHFQVTNLWAIKRGKNSQGKVLAFAGHTDVVPTGPLEQWTNDPFAPTERDQFLYGRGAADMKTSLAGFVVATEEFVQAHPNHSGSIAFLITSDEEGPAHDGTVVVCDLLKNRGQKLDYCIIGEPTSVERLGDMIKNGRRGSLSGKLKVKGIQAHIAYPHLGRNPIHEVAPALAALVAKEWDCGNQYFQPTSFQISNIHAGTGANNIIPGELVIDFNFRFSTESTPEQLKAGLESILRNANLQFSIDWTLGGEPFLTGDGELAGAMREAILAETQVQTELSTTGGTSDGRFIAKICSQLIEFGPVNATSHKIDERVALNSIEPLKNIYRRALEKLIA from the coding sequence ATGAATACGGCCCTTACGCTGACCAAAGAGCTAATTGCATGTCGCTCGGTGACTCCTGCGGATGGCGGATGCCAAGAGCTGATTGCAAAGCGCTTAGCAGCAATTGGCTTTGAGGTCGAAACCATCGTCAGCGGTCCAGAACACTTTCAAGTGACCAATCTTTGGGCAATCAAACGAGGTAAAAACTCCCAAGGCAAAGTATTAGCCTTTGCTGGACATACGGATGTTGTTCCAACCGGACCACTCGAGCAGTGGACTAATGACCCGTTTGCCCCTACTGAGCGCGATCAATTTCTGTACGGTCGTGGCGCTGCGGATATGAAAACTTCCCTTGCTGGTTTTGTAGTAGCAACCGAAGAATTTGTACAGGCACACCCGAATCACTCTGGATCAATTGCCTTCTTAATTACTAGCGATGAAGAAGGTCCTGCCCATGATGGCACCGTAGTCGTATGCGACCTCCTTAAAAATCGTGGTCAAAAACTGGATTACTGCATCATTGGTGAGCCCACCTCTGTAGAGCGCTTGGGCGATATGATCAAAAATGGGCGACGCGGATCGCTTTCGGGGAAATTAAAAGTCAAAGGGATTCAGGCGCATATTGCCTACCCTCATTTAGGTCGCAATCCGATTCATGAGGTTGCTCCAGCCCTTGCAGCATTAGTCGCTAAAGAGTGGGATTGCGGCAACCAATACTTTCAGCCAACCAGTTTTCAGATCTCAAACATTCATGCCGGTACGGGTGCGAACAATATCATTCCTGGCGAGTTGGTGATTGACTTTAATTTCCGATTCTCCACCGAAAGCACCCCAGAGCAGTTAAAAGCTGGGCTTGAGTCGATCTTACGTAACGCCAATCTTCAGTTCAGTATTGATTGGACCTTAGGTGGCGAACCATTTTTAACCGGCGATGGCGAATTAGCGGGCGCTATGCGCGAGGCCATTTTGGCTGAAACCCAGGTTCAAACGGAGCTCTCGACTACCGGTGGTACCAGCGATGGTCGGTTCATTGCCAAAATTTGCTCGCAGCTCATTGAGTTTGGACCCGTGAATGCAACCAGCCACAAGATTGACGAACGCGTGGCACTCAACTCGATTGAGCCTCTAAAAAATATTTATCGTCGCGCACTTGAAAAGCTAATTGCCTAA
- the dapD gene encoding 2,3,4,5-tetrahydropyridine-2,6-dicarboxylate N-succinyltransferase produces the protein MTQALQNTIEQAWENRGNLSPSSAPVDIKQAVSTVLDGLNNGSIRVAEKRGVGQWDVNQWVKKAVLLSFRLEDNQPMSAGGFTQFYDKVPSKFVNYSSEDFAKGGFRVVPPAFARRGSFIGKNVVLMPSYVNIGAYVDEGTMVDTWATVGSCAQIGKNVHLSGGVGIGGVLEPIQAGPVIIEDNCFIGARSEVVEGVVIEENSVLSMGVYIGQSTKIYDRETGEVHYGRVPAGSVVVPGSIPASNGKYSLYAAVIVKKVDAQTRAKTAINELLRD, from the coding sequence ATGACGCAAGCCCTCCAAAACACTATTGAACAAGCCTGGGAAAACCGTGGGAATTTATCTCCGAGCTCAGCGCCGGTCGACATTAAACAAGCAGTTAGCACTGTTTTAGACGGTCTCAACAATGGCTCAATTCGGGTTGCCGAAAAACGAGGCGTGGGTCAATGGGATGTCAATCAGTGGGTCAAAAAAGCGGTATTGCTTTCGTTTCGCCTTGAAGACAACCAGCCAATGTCAGCCGGTGGCTTTACCCAGTTTTACGACAAGGTACCCAGCAAATTTGTAAATTACTCATCCGAAGACTTTGCCAAAGGTGGGTTTCGGGTGGTGCCACCCGCTTTTGCTCGTCGCGGCTCATTCATTGGCAAAAATGTTGTGCTCATGCCCTCCTATGTCAATATTGGCGCCTATGTGGACGAAGGTACGATGGTCGATACCTGGGCCACGGTTGGATCCTGTGCGCAAATCGGTAAAAACGTTCACCTCTCTGGCGGCGTAGGTATTGGTGGTGTCCTAGAGCCCATTCAAGCGGGTCCTGTCATCATCGAAGACAACTGTTTTATTGGCGCTCGCTCCGAGGTGGTTGAAGGAGTGGTGATTGAAGAAAACAGCGTTCTCTCAATGGGCGTCTATATTGGCCAGAGTACCAAGATTTATGACCGCGAAACTGGTGAGGTTCATTATGGTCGTGTTCCGGCAGGATCCGTCGTGGTTCCAGGATCGATTCCAGCCAGTAATGGTAAATACAGCTTGTACGCAGCAGTGATTGTGAAAAAAGTTGACGCTCAAACCAGAGCGAAGACGGCTATTAATGAACTCTTGCGTGACTAA